The following proteins are co-located in the Tardibacter chloracetimidivorans genome:
- the htpX gene encoding zinc metalloprotease HtpX — translation MNWFRTTLLLAALTALFMGLGFMLGGRGGMMIALVVAIGLNFFSYWNADKIVLRMHSAREVDERSAPEYYGLVRELATRAGLPMPKVYIVDSPHPNAFATGRNPEHAAVAATTGLLQILNRDELAGVMAHELGHVKNRDTLVMTITATIAGAISMIGNFAMFAGMTGGNDRPNPIALIAAVIVAPFAAMLVQMAISRTREYAADRAGAEISGVPMALASALHKLAQGVARIPNPVVERNPAAAHLYIVHPAIGHGMDSLFSTHPDTGNRIAALRSMAADPRFATAQFRNMPDIDIAPSPAVRRSALDPLGGSTRNRGGNGR, via the coding sequence GTGAACTGGTTTCGAACCACTTTGTTGCTTGCGGCGCTGACCGCCTTGTTCATGGGGCTGGGCTTCATGCTCGGCGGGCGCGGCGGCATGATGATCGCGCTTGTCGTCGCGATTGGGCTGAACTTCTTTTCCTATTGGAACGCCGACAAGATCGTGCTGCGCATGCATAGCGCGCGCGAGGTGGATGAACGGAGCGCCCCCGAATATTACGGGCTGGTGCGCGAGCTTGCCACGCGGGCAGGGTTGCCGATGCCCAAGGTCTATATCGTCGACTCGCCGCATCCCAATGCCTTTGCCACCGGCCGCAATCCGGAACATGCAGCCGTCGCCGCGACCACCGGCCTGCTCCAGATTCTGAACCGCGACGAACTGGCCGGTGTGATGGCGCATGAGCTTGGCCATGTGAAGAACCGCGACACGCTTGTCATGACCATCACCGCGACCATCGCGGGCGCGATCTCGATGATCGGCAATTTCGCGATGTTTGCGGGGATGACGGGCGGCAACGACCGGCCCAACCCGATCGCACTGATCGCTGCGGTGATCGTTGCGCCCTTTGCGGCGATGCTCGTCCAGATGGCGATCAGCCGCACGCGCGAATATGCCGCCGACCGGGCGGGCGCGGAGATTTCCGGAGTGCCGATGGCGCTTGCCTCGGCGCTGCACAAGCTGGCGCAGGGCGTGGCGCGCATCCCCAATCCGGTGGTGGAGCGCAACCCGGCGGCCGCCCATCTCTATATCGTGCATCCGGCCATCGGGCACGGCATGGACAGTCTGTTCTCCACCCATCCCGACACCGGCAACCGGATCGCGGCGCTTCGGTCGATGGCGGCCGATCCGCGTTTCGCGACGGCGCAGTTCCGCAACATGCCCGACATAGACATAGCGCCTTCGCCCGCCGTGCGGCGAAGCGCGCTCGATCCCCTTGGAGGCTCCACCCGGAATCGCGGCGGAAACGGACGCTGA
- a CDS encoding K+/H+ antiporter subunit F, with translation MIAYALFFAFGCVAIAVLLNLYRLLAGPTRADRILALDTMVINAIAVIVLFGIYETSTTYFEAALLLAMVGFVGTVAYCKFLLRGDIVE, from the coding sequence ATGATCGCCTATGCGCTTTTCTTTGCGTTCGGCTGCGTCGCGATTGCGGTGTTGCTCAACCTCTACCGCCTGCTGGCCGGGCCGACGCGGGCGGACCGGATTCTCGCGCTGGACACGATGGTGATCAACGCCATCGCGGTGATCGTCCTGTTCGGCATTTATGAGACGTCCACCACCTATTTCGAAGCCGCGCTGCTGCTGGCGATGGTCGGGTTTGTCGGAACCGTGGCCTATTGCAAGTTCCTGCTGCGCGGGGACATCGTGGAGTAG
- a CDS encoding Na+/H+ antiporter subunit E: MLTRLFPHPGLSVMLVAVWMLMLNSFSFGGLLLALFFGITIPIFTAPFWPDRPRLRFGWAMIDYLGVVLWDIVVANFHVARLILFRRNSALRPHWLVVPLELKSAEAITTLAATISLTPGTVSADVSTDGAFLLVHALDTGDAEADVARIKQRYEERLKRIFA, translated from the coding sequence ATGCTGACCAGGCTCTTTCCCCATCCGGGCCTGTCGGTCATGCTGGTCGCCGTCTGGATGCTGATGCTCAACAGCTTCAGCTTCGGCGGATTGCTGCTCGCGCTGTTCTTCGGGATCACCATTCCGATCTTCACCGCCCCCTTCTGGCCGGACCGGCCCCGCTTGCGGTTCGGCTGGGCGATGATCGATTATCTGGGCGTGGTGCTGTGGGACATCGTGGTCGCCAATTTCCACGTCGCCCGCCTCATCCTGTTCCGCCGCAACAGCGCGTTGCGGCCGCACTGGCTCGTGGTGCCGCTCGAACTGAAATCGGCCGAGGCGATCACCACCCTTGCCGCCACCATCAGCCTGACGCCGGGAACCGTGTCGGCGGACGTATCGACCGACGGGGCCTTCCTCCTTGTGCATGCGCTGGACACCGGCGACGCGGAGGCCGATGTCGCGCGGATCAAGCAGCGCTATGAAGAGCGGCTGAAAAGGATATTCGCATGA
- a CDS encoding monovalent cation/H+ antiporter subunit A, which yields MTLSGMLASGCKAAGDSWSAELLLLILALLPFTGAVLLAGLSDRSRNLQALAACGTTALALLVLLSFAPAAMAGDTPSAHFEWVPALGLAASFFIDPLGLMFAGMILGIGLLIIIYARFYLAAGDSMGRFLSFLLLFQGAMLGIVISDNVLMMLVFWELTSLSSFLLIGFWRHDANARQGARMALVVTGGGGLALIAGMLLLGDIAGSFELTTILQRRELIIASPLYPAALMLVLIGCFTKSAQFPFHFWLPHAMAAPTPVSAYLHSATMVKAGVFLLARLWPVLSGTELWFYLVATTGLLTMLLGAAIALFKHDLKAILAYSTVSHLGLLTMLFGFGTRAAAVVGVFHILNHAAFKAALFMNAGIVDHEAGTRDVRRLGGLASLMPSSALLGIVAAAAMAGLPPLNGFLSKEMMLEEAAHTGWHGIAWLVPVIAVAAATLSVAYSLRYIFQVYLGPRRPDYPHAPHDPPFGLWGPSALLVLLAVLAGLFPMTVTGDLVTAASGAVIGAPPPAFAPRLWHGFTPALAMSAFAIMVGAIMLRHYRRLLSLWDRLPLPEARALYEQGVGAAVGWGRTATLAIHNSSLQRQLALLFAVALLLGIEGLWKGGYASGTRETIPASPVAVIAWLLLIGATLAVVRAQRERYLTLIFISVIGLVISLGFVHLSAPDLALTQISVEVVTILLLLLALNLLPKKPPRLGSNALRLRDAALGAAGGLGTGLAAWAVMTRAPNDPISSYHWAHSYSGGGGTNVVNVTLVDFRAFDTFGEIIVLGIAALAIFALLQTAVRGASGRRLQEWMPDLVRSPERHPMMFAVATRLLLPLTMLAGLYIFLRGHNMPGGGFIAGLVISIALLMQYMASGFEWADQRRKLDEHAMIGFGVIIAALTGLGSLLFGAPLFTSAFGYFTLPLVGTFELATAMLFDIGVAVTVVGAVMLALAELSHIAQRAEKEERIDDEPMDVDPARHRKEPA from the coding sequence ATGACCCTGTCGGGAATGCTGGCGTCTGGCTGCAAGGCCGCCGGCGACAGTTGGAGCGCCGAATTGCTATTGTTGATCCTAGCGCTTTTGCCGTTCACCGGGGCCGTTCTGCTGGCGGGGCTGAGCGATCGCAGCCGCAACCTCCAGGCGCTGGCCGCGTGCGGGACAACCGCGCTCGCGCTCCTCGTCCTCCTCTCGTTCGCGCCCGCCGCAATGGCCGGAGACACCCCGTCGGCCCATTTCGAATGGGTGCCTGCCCTCGGCCTCGCCGCCAGCTTCTTCATCGATCCGCTGGGGCTGATGTTCGCGGGAATGATCCTGGGGATCGGGCTGCTGATCATCATCTACGCCCGCTTCTATCTGGCGGCAGGAGATTCGATGGGAAGGTTCCTGTCGTTCCTGCTGCTGTTCCAGGGGGCGATGCTCGGCATCGTCATTTCCGACAATGTGCTGATGATGCTGGTTTTCTGGGAGCTGACGAGCCTGTCGTCCTTCCTCCTCATCGGCTTCTGGCGTCATGACGCCAACGCGCGGCAGGGCGCGCGCATGGCGCTGGTGGTGACCGGCGGCGGCGGGCTTGCGCTGATCGCGGGCATGCTGCTGCTGGGCGACATCGCCGGTTCGTTCGAGCTGACGACCATTCTCCAGCGCAGGGAACTGATCATCGCGTCGCCGCTCTATCCGGCCGCGCTGATGCTGGTGCTGATCGGGTGTTTCACGAAATCGGCGCAGTTCCCCTTCCATTTCTGGCTGCCGCACGCCATGGCCGCGCCGACGCCGGTCAGCGCCTATCTCCATTCCGCGACGATGGTGAAGGCGGGCGTCTTCCTCCTTGCCCGGCTGTGGCCGGTGCTTTCGGGAACGGAGCTGTGGTTCTATCTGGTCGCCACCACAGGGCTTTTGACGATGCTGCTGGGCGCGGCGATCGCGCTCTTCAAGCATGATCTGAAGGCGATCCTCGCCTATTCGACGGTCAGCCATCTGGGCTTGCTGACCATGCTGTTCGGTTTCGGCACGCGGGCGGCGGCGGTCGTAGGCGTGTTCCACATATTGAACCACGCCGCGTTCAAGGCCGCGCTGTTCATGAACGCCGGGATCGTCGATCACGAGGCAGGCACGCGCGACGTGCGCAGGCTCGGCGGACTCGCCTCGCTGATGCCCAGCAGCGCGCTGCTGGGCATCGTCGCGGCCGCCGCCATGGCGGGCCTGCCGCCGCTGAACGGCTTTCTTTCAAAGGAAATGATGCTTGAGGAAGCGGCGCATACCGGCTGGCACGGCATCGCCTGGCTTGTCCCGGTGATCGCGGTGGCGGCCGCCACCCTGTCGGTCGCCTATTCGCTGCGCTACATTTTCCAGGTCTATCTTGGGCCGCGCCGGCCGGATTATCCGCATGCGCCGCATGATCCGCCCTTCGGCCTGTGGGGGCCATCGGCATTGCTGGTGCTGCTCGCGGTGCTTGCCGGGCTGTTTCCGATGACCGTGACGGGCGATCTCGTCACTGCGGCGTCCGGCGCGGTCATCGGCGCGCCGCCGCCTGCCTTCGCGCCCAGGCTGTGGCATGGCTTCACGCCAGCGCTCGCGATGAGCGCCTTTGCCATCATGGTGGGCGCGATCATGCTCCGCCATTATCGCCGGCTTCTCAGCCTGTGGGATCGCCTGCCGCTGCCCGAAGCGCGCGCCTTGTACGAGCAAGGCGTTGGCGCGGCGGTCGGTTGGGGGCGCACGGCGACGCTGGCGATCCACAATAGCTCGCTCCAGCGACAGCTTGCGCTGCTGTTCGCGGTCGCGCTTCTGCTTGGAATAGAGGGGCTTTGGAAAGGGGGCTATGCCAGCGGGACGCGCGAGACCATCCCGGCATCGCCTGTCGCGGTCATCGCCTGGCTGCTGCTGATCGGGGCGACGCTGGCGGTGGTGCGTGCGCAGCGGGAGCGCTATCTGACCCTCATCTTCATCAGCGTGATCGGCCTCGTCATTTCGCTGGGCTTTGTCCATCTGTCCGCGCCCGATCTTGCGCTTACGCAGATTTCGGTGGAGGTGGTGACCATCCTGCTGCTGCTGCTGGCGCTCAACCTCCTGCCCAAGAAGCCGCCCCGGCTGGGCAGCAACGCGCTGAGGCTGCGCGACGCGGCGCTTGGCGCGGCGGGCGGGCTTGGTACCGGCCTTGCCGCCTGGGCGGTCATGACGCGCGCACCCAATGACCCGATCTCGTCCTACCACTGGGCGCACAGCTATTCGGGCGGCGGCGGCACCAATGTCGTCAACGTGACCCTTGTCGATTTCCGCGCGTTCGACACATTCGGCGAGATCATCGTGCTGGGGATCGCCGCCCTCGCCATCTTCGCGCTGCTGCAGACGGCCGTGCGCGGCGCTTCGGGACGCAGGCTGCAGGAATGGATGCCCGACCTCGTCCGCTCGCCGGAGCGGCACCCAATGATGTTCGCCGTGGCGACGCGGCTCCTCCTTCCGCTGACGATGCTTGCCGGGCTCTACATATTCCTGCGCGGCCACAACATGCCGGGCGGCGGCTTCATCGCCGGGCTGGTGATCTCGATCGCGCTGCTGATGCAATATATGGCGTCGGGGTTCGAATGGGCCGATCAGCGGCGCAAGCTGGACGAGCATGCGATGATCGGCTTCGGCGTCATCATCGCCGCGCTGACTGGCCTTGGATCGCTGCTGTTCGGAGCGCCGCTTTTCACCAGCGCCTTTGGATATTTCACCCTGCCGCTGGTCGGCACGTTCGAACTGGCGACCGCCATGCTGTTCGACATCGGCGTCGCGGTCACGGTGGTGGGCGCGGTCATGCTCGCGCTTGCCGAACTCAGCCACATCGCGCAGCGCGCCGAAAAGGAAGAGCGGATCGACGATGAGCCGATGGATGTCGACCCGGCGCGCCATCGAAAGGAGCCGGCATGA
- a CDS encoding monovalent cation/H+ antiporter subunit D has protein sequence MNPLIVAPLVLPAITGAGTLLFMLRHRNLGAGLSIAGTAGSLAIAIALFLQAMDGGPSAYALGGWPAPFGIILVLDRLAAMMLLLTSLLALAVLCHAVLTGLDRRGWHFHPLFQFQLLGLNGAFLTGDLFNLFVFFEVLLIASYGLILHGQGKERLKAGVQYVIINLVGSTIFLIAIGILYGVTGTLNMADMAVRVAWLPAGDQGLLRAGALLLLAVFALKAALLPLHLWLPRAYAATSPPVAALFAIMTKVGVYAIIRVVTLIFGENAGAAAWAPMPWILPCALLTMVIGFVGLLGSRALRRIAAFGVIGSTGTLLAAVSVFEPQALAAGLYYLPHTTLAGALLFLTTDLIVRRRPSHGDAATARGPFQDMAGLSLLYMLAAMALVGLPPLSGFIGKLLILQATIAHPAVAWIWTAVLVTTLIGVLGLARAGTAIFWKGMVPIGERRETLPLGPAEFIPAAALVVLLVGLTLAAGPATAYMDDTAMQLFAPAAYIEAVLGPGRE, from the coding sequence GTGAATCCGCTGATCGTCGCTCCCCTCGTCCTTCCCGCAATCACCGGCGCGGGCACGCTGCTGTTCATGCTCCGGCACAGGAACCTGGGTGCCGGGCTTTCCATCGCAGGGACCGCCGGTTCGCTCGCGATTGCGATTGCGCTGTTCCTCCAGGCGATGGATGGCGGCCCGTCCGCCTATGCGCTGGGGGGCTGGCCAGCGCCCTTCGGGATCATATTGGTGCTGGACCGGCTGGCCGCGATGATGCTGCTGCTCACGTCGCTGCTGGCGCTTGCCGTGCTTTGCCACGCGGTCCTGACCGGGCTCGACCGGCGCGGATGGCATTTCCACCCGCTCTTCCAGTTTCAGCTGCTGGGGCTGAACGGCGCATTTCTGACGGGCGACCTGTTCAACCTCTTCGTCTTCTTCGAGGTGCTGCTGATCGCCTCCTATGGGCTGATCCTGCACGGTCAGGGAAAGGAGCGGCTGAAGGCGGGCGTCCAGTACGTCATCATCAATCTGGTCGGATCGACGATCTTCCTCATCGCCATCGGCATTCTCTATGGAGTGACCGGCACGCTCAACATGGCCGACATGGCCGTGCGCGTCGCGTGGCTTCCCGCCGGAGACCAGGGCCTGTTGCGCGCGGGCGCGCTGCTTCTGCTGGCGGTCTTCGCGCTGAAGGCCGCGCTGCTGCCACTCCACCTGTGGCTGCCAAGGGCCTATGCCGCCACCTCCCCGCCTGTCGCCGCGCTGTTTGCGATCATGACCAAGGTGGGCGTTTATGCGATCATCCGCGTGGTGACGCTGATCTTTGGCGAAAACGCGGGCGCTGCGGCATGGGCGCCGATGCCGTGGATCCTGCCCTGCGCGCTGCTGACGATGGTCATCGGCTTCGTCGGCCTGCTCGGGTCGCGGGCGCTCCGCCGCATCGCGGCGTTCGGAGTGATCGGCTCCACCGGCACGCTGCTTGCCGCCGTCTCGGTGTTTGAACCACAGGCATTGGCCGCCGGGCTTTATTATCTGCCGCACACGACACTGGCCGGGGCGTTGCTGTTCCTGACGACCGACCTCATCGTGCGCCGTCGCCCAAGCCATGGCGACGCGGCGACCGCGAGGGGGCCTTTTCAGGACATGGCGGGCCTTTCGCTTCTCTACATGTTGGCCGCAATGGCGCTGGTGGGGCTGCCGCCCCTGTCGGGGTTCATCGGCAAGCTGCTGATCCTTCAGGCGACGATCGCCCATCCGGCGGTTGCGTGGATCTGGACGGCCGTACTCGTGACGACGCTGATTGGCGTATTGGGCCTGGCGCGGGCCGGAACCGCGATCTTCTGGAAAGGCATGGTGCCGATCGGCGAGCGGCGGGAGACGCTGCCCCTCGGCCCCGCCGAATTCATACCTGCCGCGGCGCTTGTCGTGCTGCTGGTGGGGCTCACCCTCGCCGCGGGCCCGGCAACAGCCTATATGGACGACACGGCAATGCAGCTTTTCGCGCCCGCCGCCTATATCGAGGCGGTGCTCGGCCCCGGCAGGGAATGA
- a CDS encoding DUF1674 domain-containing protein, whose amino-acid sequence MNENKRPAWVKPPAHLSKSPPVPEPKAAEPMPESGGRGGHEPTRYGDWEIKGIAVDF is encoded by the coding sequence ATGAACGAGAATAAGCGTCCCGCATGGGTGAAGCCGCCCGCGCACCTTTCGAAAAGCCCCCCTGTGCCGGAACCGAAGGCGGCCGAGCCGATGCCGGAAAGCGGCGGCCGGGGCGGGCATGAACCCACCCGCTATGGCGACTGGGAGATCAAGGGAATTGCGGTCGATTTCTGA
- a CDS encoding Na+/H+ antiporter subunit C, which yields MSLEFLVASAVGVLTAAGIYLCLRGRTFPVVLGLAMLSYAINVFLFAMGRLVIDRPPIYEKGLTEYTDPLPQALVLTAIVIAFGMTALVVVLALRTYLETGTDQVDGLPDSKTDRLEP from the coding sequence ATGAGCCTGGAGTTTCTCGTGGCGAGCGCCGTCGGCGTGCTCACCGCCGCAGGCATCTATCTGTGCCTGCGCGGGCGCACCTTCCCGGTGGTGCTGGGGCTTGCGATGCTGTCCTACGCGATCAACGTCTTCCTGTTCGCAATGGGCAGGCTTGTGATCGACCGCCCGCCGATCTACGAAAAGGGCCTGACCGAATATACCGATCCCCTGCCGCAGGCGCTCGTACTCACAGCCATCGTCATCGCCTTTGGAATGACGGCGCTTGTCGTCGTCCTCGCGCTCAGGACCTATCTTGAGACCGGAACCGATCAGGTCGACGGCCTGCCCGACAGCAAGACGGATCGCCTAGAGCCGTGA
- a CDS encoding 2-hydroxyacid dehydrogenase has protein sequence MKVAVFSTKPYDRLFLDAANEADGGRHQLHYLAAGLTEQTAPLANGAGAVCAFVNDHLDRPALEVLAAGGTRLLALRSAGYNNVDLKAANELGLSVARVPSYSPHAIAEHSVALMLSLNRKIHRAYARVREGNFSLEGLLGFDMRGRAVGIVGTGQIGMAVAGILSGFGCRLLAYDPAPDPGLTALGGRYVELPELLSGADVITLHCPLTPATRHMIGADAVAMMKPGVMLINTSRGAVVDTAAVIAGLKSGKIGYLGLDVYEEEEGLFFEDMSAKMIQDDVFARLLTFPNVLITGHQGFFTKEALEGIARTTIANLSTFEQSGRVAHQLSAVA, from the coding sequence ATGAAAGTCGCTGTATTCAGTACCAAACCCTATGACAGGCTGTTCCTAGACGCCGCCAACGAGGCTGACGGAGGACGCCATCAGCTTCATTATCTGGCGGCCGGGCTGACCGAACAGACCGCGCCGCTTGCCAATGGCGCCGGGGCGGTGTGCGCATTCGTCAACGATCACCTTGACCGCCCCGCGCTGGAAGTGCTTGCGGCGGGTGGAACGCGCCTGCTCGCGCTGCGCAGCGCCGGCTACAACAACGTCGATCTGAAGGCGGCGAACGAACTTGGCCTGTCGGTCGCGCGGGTGCCCTCCTATTCGCCCCATGCCATCGCCGAACACAGCGTGGCGCTGATGCTGTCGCTCAACCGCAAGATCCATCGCGCTTATGCGCGGGTCCGCGAGGGCAATTTCTCGCTGGAAGGCCTGCTGGGATTCGACATGCGCGGCCGGGCGGTCGGGATCGTGGGCACGGGGCAGATCGGCATGGCGGTCGCCGGGATTCTCTCCGGCTTCGGCTGCCGCCTTCTGGCGTATGACCCGGCCCCCGATCCGGGTCTTACCGCGCTGGGCGGCCGCTATGTGGAGCTGCCGGAGTTGCTCTCCGGCGCGGACGTCATCACGCTCCACTGTCCGCTGACGCCTGCGACCCGCCACATGATCGGCGCGGACGCGGTTGCGATGATGAAGCCCGGCGTGATGCTGATCAACACCAGCAGGGGCGCGGTGGTGGATACGGCCGCCGTCATCGCCGGGCTGAAGTCAGGGAAGATCGGCTATCTGGGGCTGGACGTCTATGAGGAAGAAGAGGGGCTGTTCTTCGAGGACATGTCCGCCAAGATGATCCAGGACGATGTGTTCGCCCGGCTGCTCACCTTCCCCAATGTGCTGATCACGGGCCATCAGGGCTTTTTCACCAAAGAGGCGCTGGAGGGAATCGCCCGGACGACGATCGCCAACCTGTCGACATTCGAACAGTCGGGGCGGGTGGCGCATCAGCTTTCCGCCGTCGCCTGA
- a CDS encoding Na+/H+ antiporter subunit G, with amino-acid sequence MDLLAEILVASLIVLGGGFALIGSWALARLPSLMTRLHGPTKATTLGVGSCLVASMIYFPSQGGTWSAHELLITLFLFITAPVSANMIAKAHLHRQRHRMETDPEDEILDGMPDQRGRAPWATFGNEDASRP; translated from the coding sequence ATGGACCTCCTCGCCGAAATCCTCGTTGCATCGCTGATCGTGCTTGGCGGCGGCTTCGCCCTCATTGGAAGCTGGGCGCTGGCCCGCCTGCCCTCGCTCATGACGCGGCTTCACGGCCCGACCAAGGCGACCACCTTGGGGGTGGGCAGCTGCCTTGTCGCATCGATGATCTATTTCCCCAGCCAGGGCGGGACATGGTCAGCCCATGAACTGCTGATCACGCTCTTCCTTTTCATCACCGCGCCGGTATCGGCCAATATGATCGCCAAGGCGCATCTACACCGGCAGCGCCATCGCATGGAAACGGACCCGGAGGATGAAATCCTCGACGGCATGCCGGACCAGCGTGGCCGCGCGCCATGGGCGACGTTCGGGAACGAAGACGCATCCCGCCCCTGA